The Microplitis demolitor isolate Queensland-Clemson2020A chromosome 8, iyMicDemo2.1a, whole genome shotgun sequence genome has a segment encoding these proteins:
- the LOC128668404 gene encoding LOW QUALITY PROTEIN: EEF1A lysine methyltransferase 1-like (The sequence of the model RefSeq protein was modified relative to this genomic sequence to represent the inferred CDS: substituted 1 base at 1 genomic stop codon): MVAPSPITKKKKKKKKKNHIKHKIFLIDINISFXQLSQFWYDDETVNTITTAALSITNNDGKIALISCPTLYRALKKDAGNRQIKIFEYDQRFSVYGSDFIPYDYNFPLHVPEEMSSGFDLVIADPPFLSEECLTKTTETIKFLSKKNIVLCTGALMADTAGRLLNVKKCDFQPHHKNNLANEFSCFANFDFDASIKK, from the exons aaaaaaatcatataaaa cataaaatttttttaattgatataaatatctCATTCTAGCAATTAAGTCAATTCTGGTATGATGATGAAACGGTTAATACAATAACTACAGCAGCTCTCAGTATTACTAACAATGATGGGAAAATAGCTCTTATTTCATGTCCAACTTTATATCGAGCGTTAAAAAAAGATGCAGGAAACAGACAGA ttaaaatttttgaatatgatCAAAGGTTTTCTGTTTATGGATCAGATTTTATTCcatatgattataattttccACTCCATGTACCTGAAGAAATGTCTAGTGGTTTTGACCTCGTGATTGCGGATCCACCATTTTTATCAGAAGAATGTCTTACAAAAACTACTGagacgattaaatttttatcaaaaaaaaatattgttttatgtacag gtGCACTAATGGCTGATACAGCAGGAAGacttttaaatgttaaaaaatgtgACTTTCAACCgcatcataaaaataatctagcaaatgaattttcatgtttcgctaattttgattttgatgcatcgataaaaaaataa
- the LOC103568728 gene encoding D-aspartate oxidase has translation MKVAVVGGGIVGLTTALKLNSELRNSNITVLAESYDDLVSYVAAGLFRVGHTYSGPTEEITQKLIHDSYSYYDEITKNYEPIQAGVGQSEAYMFSNFSTDIVQNKLMESVVPIYRKATDEEFNLIGKNHKYGCYFKTVVIQCQHHIPWAMNKLRAEGTNFMIKKIKSLKELADDYDFVFNCSGFGARELCNDKKMIPIRGQVIKVHAPWVKATFYSEIDTYIIPGVDGSCTLGGTRNFETFKKLICPHDTKSIRERCEELLPSLSKAQTLKYAVGLRPHREGGVRIEIEKISNGRGKTNVVHNYGHGGYGVSTAPGTAQYAVELAKDYHKSSNSKL, from the exons atgaAAGTCGCGGTAGTGGGAGGTGGAATTGTCGGATTGACAAcagcattaaaattaaatagtgaATTAAGAAATAGTAATATTACAGTACTCGCTGAAAGTTACGATGATCTTGTTAGTTATGTTGCTGCGGGACTCTTCAGAGTTGGACATACGTACTCTGGACCAACAGAAGaaataactcaaaaattgATACATGATTCTTACTCATATTACGatgaaataactaaaaattatgagcCTATTCAAGCGGGTGTTGGTCAAAGTGAAGCTTATATGTTTTCTAATTTTAGTACGGATATTGTTCAG aataaattaatggaATCAGTGGTTCCGATATATCGAAAAGCAACTGATGAAGAATTTAATCTGATTGGGAAAAATCATAAGTATggttgttattttaaaacagtagTAATTCAATGTCAACATCATATTCCTTGGGCaatgaataa attaaGAGCCGAAGGGACGAactttatgattaaaaaaataaaatcattaaaagaattagctgatgattatgattttgtttttaattgttcagGATTTGGTGCTAGAGAATtgtgtaatgataaaaaaatgataccaATCCGAGGACAAGTAATAAAGGTACATGCACCATGGGTAAAAGCAACATTCTATAGTGaaatagatacatatataataccTGGTGTTGACGGTAGTTGTACTCTCGGTGGCACCCgtaattttgaaacatttaaaaagttaatttgtcCACACGATACTAAGTCAATAAGAGAAAGATGTGAAGAATTATTACCATCATTGTCAAAAGCacaaactttaaaatatgCTGTTGGACTTAGACCTCATAGAGAAGGTGGAGTCCggattgaaattgaaaaaatatcaaatggtCGTGGTAAAACTAAT gtCGTTCATAATTATGGTCATGGTGGATATGGAGTTTCTACAGCACCAGGAACTGCTCAGTATGCTGTCGAACTTGCAAAAGATTATCACAAGTCttcgaattcaaaattataa
- the LOC128667271 gene encoding uncharacterized protein LOC128667271: MNRYQPKGWTNADAAQKQVGCLRRYREDYYRGSSRRASAHRSIATQTDVLDAVTGQLGFNRLGPAVTRSSLSASSRLIETQVGPREGRRPPASMRSCPASITSRPARMGPRFVAVRTRPPVIEQTRPARIQTTRALVPRLTASVLSPTTTVQATVIPEEAPKSSGKSKSAKRRNQRYNVLRKLANQPDTIDLSRLNKMQKHLGTHQGRKLFDKILEGLKLGEVRLPPVTSAEPNVLVPTSARYPETWQEEAWTPQASDPVDQKPKSSEGEKLAVQQGPPEAISQASGSKTYNIDQQKKERNHKTKNREHSPNWAEMEMVDGGQYWSDDSECENLQLCDTDEYLMKDILEIGLSSFDEPW; encoded by the coding sequence ATGAACCGATATCAACCAAAGGGTTGGACAAATGCTGATGCCGCCCAAAAGCAAGTTGGCTGTCTGAGGCGATACCGAGAAGACTATTACCGTGGCTCCTCACGCCGCGCTTCAGCACATCGGTCTATTGCAACACAGACTGATGTACTGGACGCAGTAACCGGTCAGTTAGGCTTCAACCGACTGGGCCCAGCAGTTACCCGAAGTAGTCTATCAGCTTCAAGCCGCCTGATTGAGACTCAGGTAGGCCCTAGAGAGGGACGACGACCACCAGCGTCCATGAGATCATGTCCAGCGTCAATTACATCTCGACCAGCACGAATGGGACCAAGATTTGTTGCTGTTAGAACACGACCGCCTGTTATCGAGCAAACACGGCCAGCTCGAATCCAAACAACACGTGCTCTGGTTCCGCGATTAACCGCTTCAGTTTTATCGCCAACAACTACGGTTCAGGCAACAGTAATTCCCGAGGAAGCACCGAAATCTTCAGGAAAATCCAAGAGTGCCAAGCGCCGGAATCAGCGGTACAATGTACTTCGTAAGCTCGCTAACCAGCCAGATACAATTGATCTGTCGAGGTTAAACAAGATGCAAAAACACTTGGGTACGCATCAGGGCCGAAAACTTTTTGATAAGATTCTCGAAGGCTTAAAACTTGGGGAAGTTAGACTTCCTCCCGTAACATCGGCTGAACCTAATGTACTGGTTCCAACGTCTGCCCGGTACCCTGAAACGTGGCAGGAAGAAGCCTGGACGCCTCAAGCTAGTGATCCGGTAGACCAAAAGCCTAAGAGTTCAGAAGGAGAGAAACTGGCCGTCCAACAAGGCCCACCCGAGGCCATTAGTCAGGCCTCTGGTTCCAAAACTTACAACATAGATCAACAAAAGAAGGAAAGGAACCACAAGACGAAAAATAGAGAACATAGCCCAAACTGGGCTGAGATGGAAATGGTGGACGGAGGCCAATATTGGTCAGATGATTCGGAATGTGAGAATCTCCAGCTCTGCGACACAGATGAGTACCTGATGAAAGACATTCTTGAGATTGGGCTGAGTTCGTTCGACGAGCCTTGGTAG